In one Silene latifolia isolate original U9 population chromosome 10, ASM4854445v1, whole genome shotgun sequence genomic region, the following are encoded:
- the LOC141605967 gene encoding transcriptional corepressor LEUNIG-like isoform X4, producing the protein MSQTNWEADKMLDVYIHDYFVKRKLHASANAFQQEGKVSTDPVAIDAPGGFLFEWWSVFWDIFIARTNDKHSDAAASYLETQVSKAREQQYLQQQKSQQLQQQQMQMMMRQNQQHPQQQQPRRDNAQLLNGNSNGVGNSDLLMRQNPGGSMNAVAAKIFEEKLKLPTQRDLSDDIKQKFMDNGGPRLDQNQASMLKSAGVGGHHPGQTLHGTVGGGISGNLQQFQNQSPQLPISGQQDMKSEVNPIINGRASGQLGPEASLMGVPGSNQGGNSLTLKGWPLTGFEQLRPGLMPQQKSMIQSPQTLHPMQQQMLFQGQHNIASPSTELEARRLKMMFSNNQNVSIGKDGQLSNLGDVPNVGSPVQVGCPVLPHGDPEMLMKQQQLANNQQQSQISQNALSSPSPLVSNQINQVDNKIGVGSMTMEASTPNSFRGNDQASKSQMGRKRKQPMSSSGPANSSGTANTTGPSPSSAPSTPSTHTPGDVMSMSNLPHSGGSSRPPLMFGSDSVGTLTSAPNQLPDVNRFDDDATLDDNVASFLSHEEGDARDAISRNMEESKVTGFTVKQKASIQASTSKVNCCHFSADGKLLATGGHDKKAVLWLTDSQKHKSILEEHTHMITDVRFSPSMSRLATSSFDKTVRVWDSDNGYSLRNFTGHSTSVMSLDFHPTEEDLICSNDSNGEIRIWSITKGSCPRVLEGATVMVRFQPVFAKCLAAASDSHVKIIDTQSFRCIEQLQGHAKKLHSICWHPSGERLACLSEDMVRVWRVGSSGSKWQCLHELNSNGNKFNTCVFHPVFPSLLIIGCYQNLELWDMVENKTMTVIAHEGLITSLTASTATGSFASASHDKCVKIWE; encoded by the exons ATGTCACAGACTAATTGGGAAGCTGATAAAAT GTTAGATGTTTATATACATGATTATTTTGTGAAGAGGAAATTACATGCTTCTGCTAATGCTTTTCAGCAAGAAGGAAAAGTGTCTACTGATCCTGTTG CAATTGATGCTCCAGGGGGATTCCTTTTCGAGTGGTGGTCGGTGTTTTGGGACATTTTCATTGCAAGGACTAATGATAAGCACTCAGATGCAGCGGCGTCTTACCTTGAG ACTCAAGTATCCAAAGCTAGGGAGCAGCAATACTTACAGCAACAAAAATCCCAGCAACTCCAACAACAACAGATGCAAATGATGATGAGACAGAATCAACAGCATCCACAACAACAACAGCCCCGGAGAGACAATGCCCAGCTTTTAAATGGTAATTCCAATGGAGTTGGAAATTCTGATCTTCTTATGAGACAGAATCCTGGTGGATCTATGAATGCTGTGGCCGCAAAGATATTTGAAGAGAAATTAAAGCTTCCGACCCAGAGAGATCTTTCTGATGACATTAAG CAAAAGTTTATGGACAACGGGGGCCCACGTTTGGATCAAAACCAAGCATCAATGTTGAAATCAGCTGGAGTTGGTGGCCATCATCCAGG ACAAACTTTGCATGGGACTGTTGGAGGAGGCATCTCAGGAAATCTTCAGCAATTTCAGAATCAGAGTCCACAACTTCCAATTTCTGGACAA CAGGATATGAAATCTGAAGTGAACCCAATTATAAATGGAAGAGCTAGTGGTCAACTTGGTCCAGAAGCGTCTTTGATGGGCGTTCCAG GGTCAAATCAAGGTGGAAACAGCCTGACACTGAAAGGATGGCCATTGACT GGATTTGAACAACTTCGACCTGGGCTTATGCCGCAGCAAAAGTCTATGATTCAGTCGCCCCAGACTTTGCACCCAATGCAACAACAAATGTTGTTTCAAGGACAACATAACATAGCATCTCCTTCCACGGAGCTCGAGGCTAGAAGGCTGAAAATGATGTTTAGTAATAACCAAAATGTAAGTATTGGGAAAGATGGGCAACTAAGTAATCTTGGCGACGTTCCAAATGTTGGTTCTCCTGTGCAAGTTGGTTGTCCAGTTTTGCCTCATGGGGACCCTGAAATGCTTATGAAG CAGCAACAACTAgcaaacaaccaacaacaatcacAAATATCTCAAAACGCGTTGTCAAGCCCGTCGCCACTGGTTTCTAATCAGATCAATCAGGTTGATAATAAAATAGGGGTTGGAAGTATGACTATGGAGGCTAGTACTCCTAATTCATTTCGCGGAAATGATCAG GCTTCAAAAAGTCAGATGGGGAGGAAGAGGAAGCAACCAATGTCATCCTCGGGCCCTGCTAATAGCTCGGGTACGGCAAATACTACAGGCCCTTCACCCAGTTCAGCACCTTCAACGCCATCGACGCACACACCGGGCGATGTTATGTCTATGTCAAATTTACCACATAGTGGTGGTTCTTCGAGGCCCCCACTTATGTTTGGCTCTGATAGTGTAGGCACGCTTACATCAGCTCCGAATCAACTA CCTGATGTGAACCGATTTGATGATGATGCAACTTTGGATGATAATGTTGCATCATTCTTGTCTCACGAAGAGGGGGATGCAAGGGATGCTATTAGTCGGAATATGGAAGAAAGCAAAG TCACAGGTTTTACAGTCAAGCAGAAAGCGAGTATTCAGGCAAGCACTAGTAAAGTCAACTGTTGTCATTTCTCTGCAGACGGAAAACTGCTGGCCACCGGTGGCCATGATAAGAAG GCTGTGCTGTGGCTCACTGATAGTCAAAAGCATAAATCCATTCTTGAGGAACATACTCATATGATAACAGATGTTCGGTTTAGTCCAAGCATGTCACGGTTGGCAACATCATCGTTCGACAAAACTGTTCGGGTTTGGGATTCTGATAAT GGCTATTCCCTTCGAAATTTCACAGGCCACTCTACATCTGTCATGTCATTAGATTTCCATCCAACAGAGGAGGATCTTATCTGCTCTAATGATTCAAATGGCGAGATACGGATCTGGAGTATTACAAAGGGCAGTTGTCCTAGGGTTTTAGAG GGGGCTACAGTAATGGTCAGATTTCAGCCTGTTTTTGCAAAATGTCTTGCGGCTGCTTCAGATTCACATGTTAAAATAATTGATACACAGAGCTTCCGATGCATTGAGCAGTTACAG GGCCATGCAAAAAAATTGCATTCCATCTGTTGGCATCCTTCTGGCGAACGTCTGGCATGCTTGAGCGAGGACATGGTAAGAGTGTGGAGAGTTGGTTCATCGGGCAGCAAATGGCAATGCCTGCATGAACTAAATAGCAATGGCAATAAGTTTAACACGTGTGTATTCCACCCTGTCTTCCCTTCTCTGCTTATCATAGGCTGTTACCAG AATTTGGAACTTTGGGATATGGTGGAAAACAAAACAATGACCGTAATAGCTCATGAAGGACTAATCACGTCCTTGACTGCATCTACTGCCACTGGGTCGTTCGCTTCTGCCAGCCACGACAAGTGTGTCAAGATATGGGAGTGA
- the LOC141605967 gene encoding transcriptional corepressor LEUNIG-like isoform X13 translates to MSQTNWEADKMLDVYIHDYFVKRKLHASANAFQQEGKVSTDPVAIDAPGGFLFEWWSVFWDIFIARTNDKHSDAAASYLETQVSKAREQQYLQQQKSQQLQQQQMQMMMRQNQQHPQQQQPRRDNAQLLNGNSNGVGNSDLLMRQNPGGSMNAVAAKIFEEKLKLPTQRDLSDDIKQKFMDNGGPRLDQNQASMLKSAGVGGHHPGQTLHGTVGGGISGNLQQFQNQSPQLPISGQDMKSEVNPIINGRASGQLGPEASLMGVPGSNQGGNSLTLKGWPLTGFEQLRPGLMPQQKSMIQSPQTLHPMQQQMLFQGQHNIASPSTELEARRLKMMFSNNQNQQQLANNQQQSQISQNALSSPSPLVSNQINQVDNKIGVGSMTMEASTPNSFRGNDQASKSQMGRKRKQPMSSSGPANSSGTANTTGPSPSSAPSTPSTHTPGDVMSMSNLPHSGGSSRPPLMFGSDSVGTLTSAPNQLPDVNRFDDDATLDDNVASFLSHEEGDARDAISRNMEESKVTGFTVKQKASIQASTSKVNCCHFSADGKLLATGGHDKKAVLWLTDSQKHKSILEEHTHMITDVRFSPSMSRLATSSFDKTVRVWDSDNGYSLRNFTGHSTSVMSLDFHPTEEDLICSNDSNGEIRIWSITKGSCPRVLEGATVMVRFQPVFAKCLAAASDSHVKIIDTQSFRCIEQLQGHAKKLHSICWHPSGERLACLSEDMVRVWRVGSSGSKWQCLHELNSNGNKFNTCVFHPVFPSLLIIGCYQNLELWDMVENKTMTVIAHEGLITSLTASTATGSFASASHDKCVKIWE, encoded by the exons ATGTCACAGACTAATTGGGAAGCTGATAAAAT GTTAGATGTTTATATACATGATTATTTTGTGAAGAGGAAATTACATGCTTCTGCTAATGCTTTTCAGCAAGAAGGAAAAGTGTCTACTGATCCTGTTG CAATTGATGCTCCAGGGGGATTCCTTTTCGAGTGGTGGTCGGTGTTTTGGGACATTTTCATTGCAAGGACTAATGATAAGCACTCAGATGCAGCGGCGTCTTACCTTGAG ACTCAAGTATCCAAAGCTAGGGAGCAGCAATACTTACAGCAACAAAAATCCCAGCAACTCCAACAACAACAGATGCAAATGATGATGAGACAGAATCAACAGCATCCACAACAACAACAGCCCCGGAGAGACAATGCCCAGCTTTTAAATGGTAATTCCAATGGAGTTGGAAATTCTGATCTTCTTATGAGACAGAATCCTGGTGGATCTATGAATGCTGTGGCCGCAAAGATATTTGAAGAGAAATTAAAGCTTCCGACCCAGAGAGATCTTTCTGATGACATTAAG CAAAAGTTTATGGACAACGGGGGCCCACGTTTGGATCAAAACCAAGCATCAATGTTGAAATCAGCTGGAGTTGGTGGCCATCATCCAGG ACAAACTTTGCATGGGACTGTTGGAGGAGGCATCTCAGGAAATCTTCAGCAATTTCAGAATCAGAGTCCACAACTTCCAATTTCTGGACAA GATATGAAATCTGAAGTGAACCCAATTATAAATGGAAGAGCTAGTGGTCAACTTGGTCCAGAAGCGTCTTTGATGGGCGTTCCAG GGTCAAATCAAGGTGGAAACAGCCTGACACTGAAAGGATGGCCATTGACT GGATTTGAACAACTTCGACCTGGGCTTATGCCGCAGCAAAAGTCTATGATTCAGTCGCCCCAGACTTTGCACCCAATGCAACAACAAATGTTGTTTCAAGGACAACATAACATAGCATCTCCTTCCACGGAGCTCGAGGCTAGAAGGCTGAAAATGATGTTTAGTAATAACCAAAAT CAGCAACAACTAgcaaacaaccaacaacaatcacAAATATCTCAAAACGCGTTGTCAAGCCCGTCGCCACTGGTTTCTAATCAGATCAATCAGGTTGATAATAAAATAGGGGTTGGAAGTATGACTATGGAGGCTAGTACTCCTAATTCATTTCGCGGAAATGATCAG GCTTCAAAAAGTCAGATGGGGAGGAAGAGGAAGCAACCAATGTCATCCTCGGGCCCTGCTAATAGCTCGGGTACGGCAAATACTACAGGCCCTTCACCCAGTTCAGCACCTTCAACGCCATCGACGCACACACCGGGCGATGTTATGTCTATGTCAAATTTACCACATAGTGGTGGTTCTTCGAGGCCCCCACTTATGTTTGGCTCTGATAGTGTAGGCACGCTTACATCAGCTCCGAATCAACTA CCTGATGTGAACCGATTTGATGATGATGCAACTTTGGATGATAATGTTGCATCATTCTTGTCTCACGAAGAGGGGGATGCAAGGGATGCTATTAGTCGGAATATGGAAGAAAGCAAAG TCACAGGTTTTACAGTCAAGCAGAAAGCGAGTATTCAGGCAAGCACTAGTAAAGTCAACTGTTGTCATTTCTCTGCAGACGGAAAACTGCTGGCCACCGGTGGCCATGATAAGAAG GCTGTGCTGTGGCTCACTGATAGTCAAAAGCATAAATCCATTCTTGAGGAACATACTCATATGATAACAGATGTTCGGTTTAGTCCAAGCATGTCACGGTTGGCAACATCATCGTTCGACAAAACTGTTCGGGTTTGGGATTCTGATAAT GGCTATTCCCTTCGAAATTTCACAGGCCACTCTACATCTGTCATGTCATTAGATTTCCATCCAACAGAGGAGGATCTTATCTGCTCTAATGATTCAAATGGCGAGATACGGATCTGGAGTATTACAAAGGGCAGTTGTCCTAGGGTTTTAGAG GGGGCTACAGTAATGGTCAGATTTCAGCCTGTTTTTGCAAAATGTCTTGCGGCTGCTTCAGATTCACATGTTAAAATAATTGATACACAGAGCTTCCGATGCATTGAGCAGTTACAG GGCCATGCAAAAAAATTGCATTCCATCTGTTGGCATCCTTCTGGCGAACGTCTGGCATGCTTGAGCGAGGACATGGTAAGAGTGTGGAGAGTTGGTTCATCGGGCAGCAAATGGCAATGCCTGCATGAACTAAATAGCAATGGCAATAAGTTTAACACGTGTGTATTCCACCCTGTCTTCCCTTCTCTGCTTATCATAGGCTGTTACCAG AATTTGGAACTTTGGGATATGGTGGAAAACAAAACAATGACCGTAATAGCTCATGAAGGACTAATCACGTCCTTGACTGCATCTACTGCCACTGGGTCGTTCGCTTCTGCCAGCCACGACAAGTGTGTCAAGATATGGGAGTGA
- the LOC141605967 gene encoding transcriptional corepressor LEUNIG-like isoform X9: protein MSQTNWEADKMLDVYIHDYFVKRKLHASANAFQQEGKVSTDPVAIDAPGGFLFEWWSVFWDIFIARTNDKHSDAAASYLETQVSKAREQQYLQQQKSQQLQQQQMQMMMRQNQQHPQQQQPRRDNAQLLNGNSNGVGNSDLLMRQNPGGSMNAVAAKIFEEKLKLPTQRDLSDDIKQKFMDNGGPRLDQNQASMLKSAGVGGHHPGQTLHGTVGGGISGNLQQFQNQSPQLPISGQQDMKSEVNPIINGRASGQLGPEASLMGVPGSNQGGNSLTLKGWPLTGFEQLRPGLMPQQKSMIQSPQTLHPMQQQMLFQGQHNIASPSTELEARRLKMMFSNNQNQQQLANNQQQSQISQNALSSPSPLVSNQINQVDNKIGVGSMTMEASTPNSFRGNDQASKSQMGRKRKQPMSSSGPANSSGTANTTGPSPSSAPSTPSTHTPGDVMSMSNLPHSGGSSRPPLMFGSDSVGTLTSAPNQLPDVNRFDDDATLDDNVASFLSHEEGDARDAISRNMEESKVTGFTVKQKASIQASTSKVNCCHFSADGKLLATGGHDKKAVLWLTDSQKHKSILEEHTHMITDVRFSPSMSRLATSSFDKTVRVWDSDNQGYSLRNFTGHSTSVMSLDFHPTEEDLICSNDSNGEIRIWSITKGSCPRVLEGATVMVRFQPVFAKCLAAASDSHVKIIDTQSFRCIEQLQGHAKKLHSICWHPSGERLACLSEDMVRVWRVGSSGSKWQCLHELNSNGNKFNTCVFHPVFPSLLIIGCYQNLELWDMVENKTMTVIAHEGLITSLTASTATGSFASASHDKCVKIWE, encoded by the exons ATGTCACAGACTAATTGGGAAGCTGATAAAAT GTTAGATGTTTATATACATGATTATTTTGTGAAGAGGAAATTACATGCTTCTGCTAATGCTTTTCAGCAAGAAGGAAAAGTGTCTACTGATCCTGTTG CAATTGATGCTCCAGGGGGATTCCTTTTCGAGTGGTGGTCGGTGTTTTGGGACATTTTCATTGCAAGGACTAATGATAAGCACTCAGATGCAGCGGCGTCTTACCTTGAG ACTCAAGTATCCAAAGCTAGGGAGCAGCAATACTTACAGCAACAAAAATCCCAGCAACTCCAACAACAACAGATGCAAATGATGATGAGACAGAATCAACAGCATCCACAACAACAACAGCCCCGGAGAGACAATGCCCAGCTTTTAAATGGTAATTCCAATGGAGTTGGAAATTCTGATCTTCTTATGAGACAGAATCCTGGTGGATCTATGAATGCTGTGGCCGCAAAGATATTTGAAGAGAAATTAAAGCTTCCGACCCAGAGAGATCTTTCTGATGACATTAAG CAAAAGTTTATGGACAACGGGGGCCCACGTTTGGATCAAAACCAAGCATCAATGTTGAAATCAGCTGGAGTTGGTGGCCATCATCCAGG ACAAACTTTGCATGGGACTGTTGGAGGAGGCATCTCAGGAAATCTTCAGCAATTTCAGAATCAGAGTCCACAACTTCCAATTTCTGGACAA CAGGATATGAAATCTGAAGTGAACCCAATTATAAATGGAAGAGCTAGTGGTCAACTTGGTCCAGAAGCGTCTTTGATGGGCGTTCCAG GGTCAAATCAAGGTGGAAACAGCCTGACACTGAAAGGATGGCCATTGACT GGATTTGAACAACTTCGACCTGGGCTTATGCCGCAGCAAAAGTCTATGATTCAGTCGCCCCAGACTTTGCACCCAATGCAACAACAAATGTTGTTTCAAGGACAACATAACATAGCATCTCCTTCCACGGAGCTCGAGGCTAGAAGGCTGAAAATGATGTTTAGTAATAACCAAAAT CAGCAACAACTAgcaaacaaccaacaacaatcacAAATATCTCAAAACGCGTTGTCAAGCCCGTCGCCACTGGTTTCTAATCAGATCAATCAGGTTGATAATAAAATAGGGGTTGGAAGTATGACTATGGAGGCTAGTACTCCTAATTCATTTCGCGGAAATGATCAG GCTTCAAAAAGTCAGATGGGGAGGAAGAGGAAGCAACCAATGTCATCCTCGGGCCCTGCTAATAGCTCGGGTACGGCAAATACTACAGGCCCTTCACCCAGTTCAGCACCTTCAACGCCATCGACGCACACACCGGGCGATGTTATGTCTATGTCAAATTTACCACATAGTGGTGGTTCTTCGAGGCCCCCACTTATGTTTGGCTCTGATAGTGTAGGCACGCTTACATCAGCTCCGAATCAACTA CCTGATGTGAACCGATTTGATGATGATGCAACTTTGGATGATAATGTTGCATCATTCTTGTCTCACGAAGAGGGGGATGCAAGGGATGCTATTAGTCGGAATATGGAAGAAAGCAAAG TCACAGGTTTTACAGTCAAGCAGAAAGCGAGTATTCAGGCAAGCACTAGTAAAGTCAACTGTTGTCATTTCTCTGCAGACGGAAAACTGCTGGCCACCGGTGGCCATGATAAGAAG GCTGTGCTGTGGCTCACTGATAGTCAAAAGCATAAATCCATTCTTGAGGAACATACTCATATGATAACAGATGTTCGGTTTAGTCCAAGCATGTCACGGTTGGCAACATCATCGTTCGACAAAACTGTTCGGGTTTGGGATTCTGATAAT CAGGGCTATTCCCTTCGAAATTTCACAGGCCACTCTACATCTGTCATGTCATTAGATTTCCATCCAACAGAGGAGGATCTTATCTGCTCTAATGATTCAAATGGCGAGATACGGATCTGGAGTATTACAAAGGGCAGTTGTCCTAGGGTTTTAGAG GGGGCTACAGTAATGGTCAGATTTCAGCCTGTTTTTGCAAAATGTCTTGCGGCTGCTTCAGATTCACATGTTAAAATAATTGATACACAGAGCTTCCGATGCATTGAGCAGTTACAG GGCCATGCAAAAAAATTGCATTCCATCTGTTGGCATCCTTCTGGCGAACGTCTGGCATGCTTGAGCGAGGACATGGTAAGAGTGTGGAGAGTTGGTTCATCGGGCAGCAAATGGCAATGCCTGCATGAACTAAATAGCAATGGCAATAAGTTTAACACGTGTGTATTCCACCCTGTCTTCCCTTCTCTGCTTATCATAGGCTGTTACCAG AATTTGGAACTTTGGGATATGGTGGAAAACAAAACAATGACCGTAATAGCTCATGAAGGACTAATCACGTCCTTGACTGCATCTACTGCCACTGGGTCGTTCGCTTCTGCCAGCCACGACAAGTGTGTCAAGATATGGGAGTGA
- the LOC141605967 gene encoding transcriptional corepressor LEUNIG-like isoform X11: MSQTNWEADKMLDVYIHDYFVKRKLHASANAFQQEGKVSTDPVAIDAPGGFLFEWWSVFWDIFIARTNDKHSDAAASYLETQVSKAREQQYLQQQKSQQLQQQQMQMMMRQNQQHPQQQQPRRDNAQLLNGNSNGVGNSDLLMRQNPGGSMNAVAAKIFEEKLKLPTQRDLSDDIKQKFMDNGGPRLDQNQASMLKSAGVGGHHPGQTLHGTVGGGISGNLQQFQNQSPQLPISGQQDMKSEVNPIINGRASGQLGPEASLMGVPGSNQGGNSLTLKGWPLTGFEQLRPGLMPQQKSMIQSPQTLHPMQQQMLFQGQHNIASPSTELEARRLKMMFSNNQNQQLANNQQQSQISQNALSSPSPLVSNQINQVDNKIGVGSMTMEASTPNSFRGNDQASKSQMGRKRKQPMSSSGPANSSGTANTTGPSPSSAPSTPSTHTPGDVMSMSNLPHSGGSSRPPLMFGSDSVGTLTSAPNQLPDVNRFDDDATLDDNVASFLSHEEGDARDAISRNMEESKVTGFTVKQKASIQASTSKVNCCHFSADGKLLATGGHDKKAVLWLTDSQKHKSILEEHTHMITDVRFSPSMSRLATSSFDKTVRVWDSDNQGYSLRNFTGHSTSVMSLDFHPTEEDLICSNDSNGEIRIWSITKGSCPRVLEGATVMVRFQPVFAKCLAAASDSHVKIIDTQSFRCIEQLQGHAKKLHSICWHPSGERLACLSEDMVRVWRVGSSGSKWQCLHELNSNGNKFNTCVFHPVFPSLLIIGCYQNLELWDMVENKTMTVIAHEGLITSLTASTATGSFASASHDKCVKIWE, translated from the exons ATGTCACAGACTAATTGGGAAGCTGATAAAAT GTTAGATGTTTATATACATGATTATTTTGTGAAGAGGAAATTACATGCTTCTGCTAATGCTTTTCAGCAAGAAGGAAAAGTGTCTACTGATCCTGTTG CAATTGATGCTCCAGGGGGATTCCTTTTCGAGTGGTGGTCGGTGTTTTGGGACATTTTCATTGCAAGGACTAATGATAAGCACTCAGATGCAGCGGCGTCTTACCTTGAG ACTCAAGTATCCAAAGCTAGGGAGCAGCAATACTTACAGCAACAAAAATCCCAGCAACTCCAACAACAACAGATGCAAATGATGATGAGACAGAATCAACAGCATCCACAACAACAACAGCCCCGGAGAGACAATGCCCAGCTTTTAAATGGTAATTCCAATGGAGTTGGAAATTCTGATCTTCTTATGAGACAGAATCCTGGTGGATCTATGAATGCTGTGGCCGCAAAGATATTTGAAGAGAAATTAAAGCTTCCGACCCAGAGAGATCTTTCTGATGACATTAAG CAAAAGTTTATGGACAACGGGGGCCCACGTTTGGATCAAAACCAAGCATCAATGTTGAAATCAGCTGGAGTTGGTGGCCATCATCCAGG ACAAACTTTGCATGGGACTGTTGGAGGAGGCATCTCAGGAAATCTTCAGCAATTTCAGAATCAGAGTCCACAACTTCCAATTTCTGGACAA CAGGATATGAAATCTGAAGTGAACCCAATTATAAATGGAAGAGCTAGTGGTCAACTTGGTCCAGAAGCGTCTTTGATGGGCGTTCCAG GGTCAAATCAAGGTGGAAACAGCCTGACACTGAAAGGATGGCCATTGACT GGATTTGAACAACTTCGACCTGGGCTTATGCCGCAGCAAAAGTCTATGATTCAGTCGCCCCAGACTTTGCACCCAATGCAACAACAAATGTTGTTTCAAGGACAACATAACATAGCATCTCCTTCCACGGAGCTCGAGGCTAGAAGGCTGAAAATGATGTTTAGTAATAACCAAAAT CAACAACTAgcaaacaaccaacaacaatcacAAATATCTCAAAACGCGTTGTCAAGCCCGTCGCCACTGGTTTCTAATCAGATCAATCAGGTTGATAATAAAATAGGGGTTGGAAGTATGACTATGGAGGCTAGTACTCCTAATTCATTTCGCGGAAATGATCAG GCTTCAAAAAGTCAGATGGGGAGGAAGAGGAAGCAACCAATGTCATCCTCGGGCCCTGCTAATAGCTCGGGTACGGCAAATACTACAGGCCCTTCACCCAGTTCAGCACCTTCAACGCCATCGACGCACACACCGGGCGATGTTATGTCTATGTCAAATTTACCACATAGTGGTGGTTCTTCGAGGCCCCCACTTATGTTTGGCTCTGATAGTGTAGGCACGCTTACATCAGCTCCGAATCAACTA CCTGATGTGAACCGATTTGATGATGATGCAACTTTGGATGATAATGTTGCATCATTCTTGTCTCACGAAGAGGGGGATGCAAGGGATGCTATTAGTCGGAATATGGAAGAAAGCAAAG TCACAGGTTTTACAGTCAAGCAGAAAGCGAGTATTCAGGCAAGCACTAGTAAAGTCAACTGTTGTCATTTCTCTGCAGACGGAAAACTGCTGGCCACCGGTGGCCATGATAAGAAG GCTGTGCTGTGGCTCACTGATAGTCAAAAGCATAAATCCATTCTTGAGGAACATACTCATATGATAACAGATGTTCGGTTTAGTCCAAGCATGTCACGGTTGGCAACATCATCGTTCGACAAAACTGTTCGGGTTTGGGATTCTGATAAT CAGGGCTATTCCCTTCGAAATTTCACAGGCCACTCTACATCTGTCATGTCATTAGATTTCCATCCAACAGAGGAGGATCTTATCTGCTCTAATGATTCAAATGGCGAGATACGGATCTGGAGTATTACAAAGGGCAGTTGTCCTAGGGTTTTAGAG GGGGCTACAGTAATGGTCAGATTTCAGCCTGTTTTTGCAAAATGTCTTGCGGCTGCTTCAGATTCACATGTTAAAATAATTGATACACAGAGCTTCCGATGCATTGAGCAGTTACAG GGCCATGCAAAAAAATTGCATTCCATCTGTTGGCATCCTTCTGGCGAACGTCTGGCATGCTTGAGCGAGGACATGGTAAGAGTGTGGAGAGTTGGTTCATCGGGCAGCAAATGGCAATGCCTGCATGAACTAAATAGCAATGGCAATAAGTTTAACACGTGTGTATTCCACCCTGTCTTCCCTTCTCTGCTTATCATAGGCTGTTACCAG AATTTGGAACTTTGGGATATGGTGGAAAACAAAACAATGACCGTAATAGCTCATGAAGGACTAATCACGTCCTTGACTGCATCTACTGCCACTGGGTCGTTCGCTTCTGCCAGCCACGACAAGTGTGTCAAGATATGGGAGTGA